The Bartonella australis AUST/NH1 genome contains the following window.
GAAATTTTTGGCGAAAAAGTAGCTTTTGATCCAGAAAAAATTTATAAAATGGCCCGCTCTAAAGCCTATCTTTTCGGCGGAGTAAAAATTCGGTGGAATTGCGACCCTATAATTCTTGAAAACGTAAAAAATATTCCAGAGAAAGCTGTTTTTCATTTTCCGGATGGACTTAAAGATTACTTATCATCATTATTGGAAAATGAATATAGAGTAACAGCTGAAATTTTTTCTGGTAAAACAAAACAACGCGGGGGTCATGGCTCGGTTGAATGGGCGGTAGCTTGGCATGGCGGCGATGCTCGTATACAGTCTTACTGCAACACCATTCCCACCGGAGAAGGCGGAACACATGAAGCAGGACTGCGTCAAGCTCTTTTGCGAGGATTGAAAGCGTACGCCGAATTAACAGGAAATAAACGTGCTTCCATCATCACTTCTGATGACGTCATGATTTCGACAGTTGCGGTAATTTCTATCTTTATCAGAGAGCCAGAATTTGTCGGACAAACTAAAGATCGATTAGCCACAATTGAAGCGCAACGTATTGTAGAAAATGCAGTACGCGATCCTTTCGATCACTGGCTTGCAAATTCTCCTCAAGAAGCTACGAAACTCCTTGATTGGATCATTGAACGAGCCGAAGAACGTATCAAGCGACGCCAAGATAGAGAAATAAATCGGAAAACTTCCGTGCGTAAATTGCGCCTGCCCGGTAAATTGGCGGATTGCAGTCAAAATTCCGCTGCTGGCGCCGAATTATTTATTGTTGAGGGTGATTCTGCCGGCGGTTCTGCTAAACAAGCGCGGAATAGAGCAAATCAAGCAATTTTGCCTCTTCGTGGAAAAATATTAAATGTAGCAAGCGCTGCACGGGAAAAGATGGGCTCAAATCAAACAATCGGCGATCTTATACTCGCCCTTGGATGCGGAACACGCTCTAAATACCGCGAAGAAGATCTCAGATATGAGCGCATTATCATTATGACAGATGCGGATGTTGATGGCGCTCATATCGCCTCGCTCTTGATTACTTTTTTCTTTCAAGAAATGCCCGACCTTATTTGTCAGGGGCATTTATACCTCGCTGTTCCTCCTCTTTATAGAATATCACAAGGGGGAAAAGTCGCTTATGCGCGCGACGATATTCACAAGGATGAATTATTAAAAACAGAATTTACGGGGAAAGCCAAAATTGAAATTGGACGTTTTAAAGGTCTTGGAGAAATGCGCGCTGAGCAGCTAAAAGAAACAACTATGCATCCTGAAAAACGCACACTTTTACGTATTTCCGTTGATGCAGTTGAAATGCAAAAAGCCAAAAACACCATAGAAAGTTTAATGGGAACTAAACCAGAAGAACGATTTCGATTTATACAAGAAAATTCCGCTTTTGCGCGTAACTTAGATATCTGATCTTCAAAATATATTTATCAAACCACTGCAGCTGCGTCGATAACCCGTAATTGCGGATTAATAGTCCCTTTCCAATAATTTAAACTGAGATTACCGGCTAAATGAATTATTTTATCAACATTTTTAGAAAGAAAATCACCAAGCGGTGTTCCTACTGCGTGAAAAGCTACCCCTTGCAGTTTTTCCCCATCAATACTAGAGATAACAAGGCGAAGATGCCCTTTTCCAACTTCACACAAACTAATTAATCGATGAGAAGGAAAAGCAAAAACAGGTGTAGCATTTCCCGCGCCAAATGGGCCCGCTTTTTCGATCATATCAAAAAGGTCTTTATTAGCACCAGAAGCAGAGAGACAACCATCTACGCGGAGAGATTTGTTAGCGCGCAACTCTGAAACCACCGAAGCAACTTTTTCTTCGAGCCACTTTTGAAAATTTTCAATTTTTGCCGATTGAATTGTAAGGCCAGCAGCCATACTATGCCCCCCACCTTTTTCCAATAAATCCAATGCGACAGCCTCACGAACGAGTGCTCCTAAATCTATACCATTAATTGAACGCCCCGACCCCGTACCACTTCCGTCCGCTTTCAAAGCAATTGCGAAAACAGGGCAAAAAAAACGTTCTTTCAAACGAGACGCAAGGATACCGACAATCCCTGGGTGCCATTCTTGCCGAGCGACTACAAGCGATGATGGTGTTTCTTTATCCTGGTTAACAAAATCAGCATATATTTCTGCTTGGGCTAATTGTAGCTCCTCCATCTCCTGGCGTTCTTGATTAAGTTGGTCTAATTGTTCCGCTATTCTATCGGCTTCATCTCTATCGTTACAGCTAAGCAAACGCGCTCCCAACGCCTGATCTCCAATGCGTCCCCCAGCATTAATTCTCGGACCCAATAAAAAACCCAAATGAAAACTATTCAGCGGTTCGCCTATACGCGCAACCTTCGCTAAAGCCGCGATTCCAGGATTGCGCATGAAACGTGCAACTTGAAGCCCTTTAATCACAAAAGCCCGATTAACACCCTGCAACGGAACCATATCGCATATAGTGGCTAATGCAACAAGGTCAAGCATACTCAGAAGATCCGGAATAGCCCCTTCCCCTTTTTGCTCCCGCAATAAATGATTAACCCACGCTAATGTGATAAATACGACGCCAGCGGCACATAAATGCCCCTGTTCAGAAAAATCGTCAGGGCGGTTAGGATTAACAAGAGCAACAGCCTCCTGATGAATATCAGTCATTTGATGATGATCCAAAACCACCACATCAACACCTGCAAGCCTAGCCGCCTTTATTGCGCCTGGACTATTTGCGCCGCAATCAACAGTAATAATTAAGCTCGCTCCTTCTTGCGCTAACTTTTTCATAGCTTGTTCATTTGGGCCGTAGCCTTCTGCAATACGGTCGGGGATATAAATTTTTACTTTTAGACCAAAATAGCGCAAAAAGCGCGCCAATAGCGCTGATGAACAAGCACCATCAACGTCATAATCACCAAAAACAGCAATTTCCTCTTTGTTTATAATAGCTTTGACTAGACGCTCTGCCGCGTACTGCATATCAGTAAAGCTTTTGGGATCAGGCATTAAAGTACGTAAGGTCGGATTAAGAAAAGCGACAGCTTCAGTTTCATCAATATTTCGCGCCGAAAGAACCCGGGCTAACTGATCTGGCAGACCAAATTTTTGAGAAATAGCGAGAGCATTATTAATTCCCCAAATATCAAGAGAATCGAGCCAAACTTGGCCACAAGCGGAAGATTTGACATTAAGAAAATAAGGGGACAACTGCATCGTGCTCTATTATACGATTAAGGCACTAAAAATACAACAAAGACTCAAAAATGAAATGTCCTATTATAGAATGATATCCTTATAGAATGACACCACACTTGAAGAAAAAATATGAATAGCGCAATAAAGGTATTATAATACCTCTGTTATAACATACTGTTCCGAAAGTTTTATTTTTTCTTGACGCAAACTAAAAGACATTATATCAGGCATAACTTATTAATGTGCGTCGGAGCACATCTGTTGTGGTTATAATTCACAACGCAAAGCAACAAAAAATGCCCTCAATTTTAAGAGGGGCCAATAAAGGATTTTCTATGGCAACTTTTTCGCAAAAGTCAACTGAAGTGGTGAAGAAGTGGGTTGTTATTGACGCAGAAAACCTCGTTTTAGGCCGTCTTGCTACCCTCGTTGCTAACCGCTTGCGTGGCAAACATAAAGCTACTTTTACCCCACACATCGATGATGGTGACAATGTCATTATTATTAATGCAGATAAAGTGACTCTCACCGGTAAAAAATACACCGATAAAAAATATTATTGGCACACTGGCTACATCGGTGGCATCAAAGAGCGTACGACTCGCCAAATTCTTGAAGGACGTTTTCCTGAACGCGTTATAGAAAAAGCCGTAGAACGTATGATTCCTCGTGGTCCGCTTGGTCGCCGCCAAATGAAAAACCTGCGCGTTTATGCTGGGAACCAACATCCACATACAGCGCAACAACCTGAAATTCTCGATGTCGGTGCCCTAAACCGCAAAAATAAAAGGATTGCTTAATTATGGTTGAAAATGCTTTTTCTCAACTTAGTACAGCAGAAAGCACCGTAGAAGTTAATGCAAATGTTGCTCCTGTCCACGTGCAAAAGCTCGATTCACAAGGACGCGCCTACGCAACAGGAAAACGTAAAAATGCCGTCGCTCGTGTATGGGTTAAGCCAGGCTCCGGAAAAATTATCATCAATAAGAAAGAATTTGATAAATATTTTGCCCGTCCCGTTCTTAGAATGCTTCTTCGTCAGCCAATCGTTGCAGCAAATAGAGATACGCAATTTGATATTGAGGCAACTGTTGCTGGTGGTGGACTTTCTGGTCAAGCAGGCGCAGTGCGACACGGCATTTCTAAAGCGTTAACTTATTATGAACCAGAACTCCGCCCAATCCTAAAAAAAGGCGGCTTCCTTACGCGTGATAGTCGTATCGTGGAACGTAAAAAATACGGTAAAGCAAAGGCACGTCGTTCTTTCCAATTCTCAAAGCGCTAACCATAATTTTTATGTGGTACATAAAAACCCCTCTTTTCAGAGGGGTTTTTATTTTGAAGATATTATTAAAATTATTTCGTCGAAATTGCATCATTTCAGTTTTTTCCTTAATCGAAAAAGGAATCTTAATAAAAACTTCAACCCAAAAAACGCTTGACCGTTGCAATAAAATGGGGAACTGAGATAGGCTTTGACATATATTCTTCGCACCCACTCGCACGAATCCGTTCTTCATCTCCCTTCATAGCAAAAGCCGTTACAGCAACGACAGGGACAGATTTGAGTTCTTCATCTTCTTTTAATTGTTTAATAACATCGATACCTGATACTTCAGGTAACTGAATATCCATTAGAATAAGAGAAGGCTTTGATGAACGAGCTAAATCTAATGCAATAAGACCATTACGCGTTTCGACGGTTTCATAACCACTCGCTTCTACAAGATCACGAAATAATTTCATATTAAGTTCGTTATCTTCCACGATCATGACTTTTTTTAACATTAGCGCAACTCCACCCTTCCTATATAAAAAAGGATACATATAGGTCAAAATACATTACCGCTTAGCTAAAATAAAATGGCAAAAAATTGCAGACTACAAAAAACCGGGTAGCGTGCCGTGCGTTTGTAAGGGCGCCTTTTTACCACTCGTAACAATCTACTAGTACATTGCTTTCCAGCTCACGGAGATATACCTAAAAATATTCCTGCAACGATATTATCATCAAATTTTTGGGGCAATATACTAGCTTTCTATTTATTATCTATACCTGAACCAATTTTTAGCTTTTTTATCACAAAGCGCACTATAGAACGCGTAAAAAACCCAGACCCCGCCCTTTTCGTCAAAAAAGTGGAGCCCTCCGACCGACGGGCAGTAGCGCCCCTTAAATTAACATAATTCTATAAGTTTTGAGCACGACTGCCCTGGAAAACAACAAACAGTGAAATATCCGGAAGCATCCCCTGCGCCCTCATTACAACTAAGAAAGGCGCCCCTCCTCCAAAGACACACCAAAAAAAATCTGCGTTATTCTGCAAAAAAGAAAAATGGCCGCTACAAAAATATTTTTATTTATTCACAATTCCTTTTCCCTTGATTTAAAGGAGAGTAACTTCACGATGCTACGGGTACCTCCTAGACGACAACCCCCACGACGTGACAGGTACTTACTACTCATCATCAAAAATACTATATAGAGACTCCCCGCCTGTGATATATAAACACGTCACGTTTATATAAAAAACACTAAGGCCACAATATGTAATTTGTGACCTTATAAGGTGTTAATCAAAATACCGCTCAAAAGCGATAACGTAAACCACCGGATAAACTAATCCCAGAAAATCCAGCTTCAGTGAGTTTTTGCTTATAAAGCACGTCGCCACGAAGTGTAATTTTTTGAGGTAATATGACCTGGACGCCTAGTCCCGTCTCTAACAAAGAGCCAAAGGCGCCTAACTGGAAGGCATCCCCAAAACGCACAAACTGTTCATCTTTCAAGCTTCTGGAAAGATGCAATTTGCCATATAAAGAAACAGAAGGCTTATTTTCAATTGCAACAAACGTCTTGCTTAAACGCCCACCGACACGCACCGTCCACTGATCGAGATTCCCCATATCAATATCAAATTCATCGATATCACGTGCCTTATCAAATGAAAGATTCTGGTAAATAAGCTGAACCTGCGGATCAAAAACAAGACCTTCATATCGCGTCGTAAAAGCCTTACCACCCATTAACGAAATACTTAAGGGTTTTCCCTTTAAGCTTGCCGTTTTACCTCGCACAACAGTAGAGACATCACCCTTAAATAAGCCGTAAGATAAAAGCCCATCTATATAAAAACCTGCACTACGCCGCACACCAGCATAAGCAGAAACTAACCATTTTTCAAACGAACTTTTTTGACTATTTTCGACATGCTGAGGCTGGAGAGAGAGCTTGCCATAAGTTCCAATAACCCCGACAGATACGGCGCCATATTCATTCTCTACCGCTTTCAGCGAAAGACCCGCTTCTACGGCATTATAATCAACATCAGCTCCATACCCATACTCAAATTTTGATAAATTTGAATCATAGCGGTGACGCCCTCCGTAACTCAGCGCAAAAAAGGCCTTCCCTTCACCTGTAAACTTGTCAAAATTGGCTCGCGTGGTTTCTAATTGTTTATTTTGAGTATTGATATCCATCAAACCACTGTGAAACAAAGCGTTCGGTAAAAGAAGATAATTTGAAACTTGGGGCACAACGGCCTTAATCTTTGCTCCAGAAGAAGATAGCTCCATATATTTGTGTTCGAGGCGGAAATCCCAAAAATCTGGATCGGTTGGTCCGGTTCCATTAGTTTTCATAAATCTTTGACTTGTGGCGGGTCCAAGAGGAGAATTAGGGCCATAAGCATTAAGCTGATATTGATAAGGCAGGCCGTGCAGTGCGGCGTAACCATAACCTAATTTAAAAGAATCTTGCGTTGCTGCCCCCCAAATCTGAATCATCGAGATACCTTGACTATTTTCGCCACCTTCCGCCATCTCCCCGAAATTTTCCGAAACAGATTGCACATAAACCTTAGTAGTCCCGGAAATATCGCCGTGTATTGAAATCCGATCGCTTCGTTGAGCACCACGCGAATCACCAGCATTGAGATGAAGGCGAGCATTGCCCCGCGCAGTATAAGCAGCACCCGCCCCCTCCCCGATGATGAACGTTTGGTATTCCCCGGATTCCGGCTGTTCAAAAGTAATAGAACTATCAGAAAGATTTAACGATGTAATACAAGAAGAAGAACCTTGGCAACCACGCCTCCTGATGTGCATATCCCTGTATTTGCTTTGTGTTAAAGTCCACAGCGAATCGTTCGTCAATTCGATGATAGCCTTAGCTGTGCTCGCAGTATGGACTCCCCCTCTGAGTGTAGAAGAATCAGACAGAACTAGCGCAGAATAGTAATCACCTACTTCCAACAATATATCACCAGAAAGTTTTGTATCTTCTGATAAATAGACGCGGCCGTCAGCGCTTTTAGCGTAAATAGCTGTGCTTTTTGGAACCGCAAAAGTCGTTTTTTTCAAACGAACAACCCCTGTTTCCGCCCTTATTTCTTCTGCTGTTGTATCTTCCTGAACCTGATCCTTTTTCTCACTTTCCTCTAGAAATAAAATGCCATAGCGCCCCTTACCTTTTACACTGATAACCGAATTTTCGACATTAACCTCGTTCTTCCAAGGATAACCTTTAACCTTTTGAAGCCACATGCCGTCGTCATCTATAATGTCAGTAGTTCCATTTTTGAAAATAACACGCCCCCCCCCTAAAAGATAGAAAACTACATGAGAAGGTCTGAGTCCTTCATATTCTTTTGGCGACCGCGTGGAGGTAATAGAAACTTTATCCAAAGCGATATTTCCCCTTCTGCTTAAGTAGAGGACGCCGCTGTCTACTGCGCTGATCGCTCCCCCTGTCACCTTAATGGTTGAATCCGCTACGGAAACAAGACCCGTTCCAAAATCATTTGCCTCGATTTGTGTATCAGTTAAAGTGACAAAAGCTCCTTGATCTGCCGCCATGACACCCGTCGCTGCTTTAATCACTCCGCCCCTCATCTCAGCTATTCCTTTAGAAACATTGAGACCTATCTCCACATTTTCAAAGGTCGAATCGTTCAGAATGATCTTTCCTGCCTTTTCTACATGAACACCGTAATTTCCTTGAAGACTTGGATTGCCAATAACCTTTATATTTGCCGCTTTAATTACCGTATTTTGATTCGCCACTCTCAGGACTATAACTCGCGGAGGATTACCGTAGCTCCAATTTTGAGGAATATGAGAAGAAAAACTAGAAGGAGGAGACAAAAATTTTTCTAACTGATAAGATTTATCTACGAGTATGTGCGTTTTACCATCACTACATGTATAAAGGGCTGCTTCTTCATCACAGGCCGCCGGCACTCCGGCCTCAGGCTCTGCACTGAAACCCGCACTTTGTGAAAAAAGGGCAGCGACCATGATAACATATAAACTGACACAATTTTTAAACCTTTGAATCATATTATTTTAAACTTTCTCCCCCATAAAAAAATAAAATGGGCACCTTAACAGTATAAAAATACATAACGGATGCTATACATCTCGCACAGTGAAATATATAACTCATTATGTATTTTGTGTAAAGTCAAGACTAAATAACATAAAAATTTAGAATTTATGCTTTATGTTGTTGCTAAAAAATAGCCAGAAAGTATTCCCTCAAACATAACAAGTGGCTTGAAGAATAAACTAGGCAAAAACAAAAATCGTGAAACTGACGATATTACATCTTAGAGCTTTAAGCTGAACCAAAAACAGAGAAGCACCATTCTCTATCAAAATAGTCCGCGAACATAGTTAATAAAAAATAAAACAGTAACGAGGAAAAGAGAAGAAAAAGTGTGAAGTAACATAAAAGTGAAGATTGTCTATTCTTAAATAATTATTAATTTACTGTATTTTGGCGATCCCGACAGGATTCGAACCTGTGACCCACGGCTTAGAAGGCCGTTGCTCTATCCAACTGAGCTACGGGACCAGTTGACAATTTTTTCTTGAGTGCAAGCAGCAGCACCCTTTAATGCGTCCAAGATTGCTGCCGATCACTGCGGAAATTATCAGAATAAGAAACAGCACGCCGAGAAATTTCATGCGACTCCTCTACACGATAAGGAATAGCATTTTTAACAGCAAAAGCAACCGCTTCCTCCCTCGTCTGAAACCGAATCTTTATTTGACTATTCATATCAAATGTCGCTGTATATCCCATAAGAGGTTCAAGCATTTTTGCCCGCGCCGGTTCATATTGCAGAACCCAAAATCCGGTATTTGCCTTACCTGACTGCATTGATGTTTTAGCTGGACTATAAATACGTGCGACCACAGCTTTCTTCCTTCAGACCACGCAAAGCGCTTAAATAATACTTTTAACGTATACCGACCCAATCAGCTTATTATGCTTCATCAAAGTGGTCGGAGCGATAGGATTCGAACCTACGACCCCCTGATCCCAAATCAGGTGCGCTACCAGGCTGCGCTACGCTCCGCTATTTATACTCACTTCACGCACCTTCCCTAAAATTTTCACGACAGAAGTGCAAGAGCAAAACACATTTTTTTTTAATTTTGTTCCATTTCTCTATGAATGGGAACTTTTCCAAAACCCTTTCTACCCACTT
Protein-coding sequences here:
- a CDS encoding response regulator; protein product: MLKKVMIVEDNELNMKLFRDLVEASGYETVETRNGLIALDLARSSKPSLILMDIQLPEVSGIDVIKQLKEDEELKSVPVVAVTAFAMKGDEERIRASGCEEYMSKPISVPHFIATVKRFLG
- a CDS encoding autotransporter outer membrane beta-barrel domain-containing protein; translation: MIQRFKNCVSLYVIMVAALFSQSAGFSAEPEAGVPAACDEEAALYTCSDGKTHILVDKSYQLEKFLSPPSSFSSHIPQNWSYGNPPRVIVLRVANQNTVIKAANIKVIGNPSLQGNYGVHVEKAGKIILNDSTFENVEIGLNVSKGIAEMRGGVIKAATGVMAADQGAFVTLTDTQIEANDFGTGLVSVADSTIKVTGGAISAVDSGVLYLSRRGNIALDKVSITSTRSPKEYEGLRPSHVVFYLLGGGRVIFKNGTTDIIDDDGMWLQKVKGYPWKNEVNVENSVISVKGKGRYGILFLEESEKKDQVQEDTTAEEIRAETGVVRLKKTTFAVPKSTAIYAKSADGRVYLSEDTKLSGDILLEVGDYYSALVLSDSSTLRGGVHTASTAKAIIELTNDSLWTLTQSKYRDMHIRRRGCQGSSSCITSLNLSDSSITFEQPESGEYQTFIIGEGAGAAYTARGNARLHLNAGDSRGAQRSDRISIHGDISGTTKVYVQSVSENFGEMAEGGENSQGISMIQIWGAATQDSFKLGYGYAALHGLPYQYQLNAYGPNSPLGPATSQRFMKTNGTGPTDPDFWDFRLEHKYMELSSSGAKIKAVVPQVSNYLLLPNALFHSGLMDINTQNKQLETTRANFDKFTGEGKAFFALSYGGRHRYDSNLSKFEYGYGADVDYNAVEAGLSLKAVENEYGAVSVGVIGTYGKLSLQPQHVENSQKSSFEKWLVSAYAGVRRSAGFYIDGLLSYGLFKGDVSTVVRGKTASLKGKPLSISLMGGKAFTTRYEGLVFDPQVQLIYQNLSFDKARDIDEFDIDMGNLDQWTVRVGGRLSKTFVAIENKPSVSLYGKLHLSRSLKDEQFVRFGDAFQLGAFGSLLETGLGVQVILPQKITLRGDVLYKQKLTEAGFSGISLSGGLRYRF
- the rplM gene encoding 50S ribosomal protein L13, coding for MATFSQKSTEVVKKWVVIDAENLVLGRLATLVANRLRGKHKATFTPHIDDGDNVIIINADKVTLTGKKYTDKKYYWHTGYIGGIKERTTRQILEGRFPERVIEKAVERMIPRGPLGRRQMKNLRVYAGNQHPHTAQQPEILDVGALNRKNKRIA
- the rpsI gene encoding 30S ribosomal protein S9 — translated: MVENAFSQLSTAESTVEVNANVAPVHVQKLDSQGRAYATGKRKNAVARVWVKPGSGKIIINKKEFDKYFARPVLRMLLRQPIVAANRDTQFDIEATVAGGGLSGQAGAVRHGISKALTYYEPELRPILKKGGFLTRDSRIVERKKYGKAKARRSFQFSKR
- the recJ gene encoding single-stranded-DNA-specific exonuclease RecJ, whose translation is MQLSPYFLNVKSSACGQVWLDSLDIWGINNALAISQKFGLPDQLARVLSARNIDETEAVAFLNPTLRTLMPDPKSFTDMQYAAERLVKAIINKEEIAVFGDYDVDGACSSALLARFLRYFGLKVKIYIPDRIAEGYGPNEQAMKKLAQEGASLIITVDCGANSPGAIKAARLAGVDVVVLDHHQMTDIHQEAVALVNPNRPDDFSEQGHLCAAGVVFITLAWVNHLLREQKGEGAIPDLLSMLDLVALATICDMVPLQGVNRAFVIKGLQVARFMRNPGIAALAKVARIGEPLNSFHLGFLLGPRINAGGRIGDQALGARLLSCNDRDEADRIAEQLDQLNQERQEMEELQLAQAEIYADFVNQDKETPSSLVVARQEWHPGIVGILASRLKERFFCPVFAIALKADGSGTGSGRSINGIDLGALVREAVALDLLEKGGGHSMAAGLTIQSAKIENFQKWLEEKVASVVSELRANKSLRVDGCLSASGANKDLFDMIEKAGPFGAGNATPVFAFPSHRLISLCEVGKGHLRLVISSIDGEKLQGVAFHAVGTPLGDFLSKNVDKIIHLAGNLSLNYWKGTINPQLRVIDAAAVV
- the parE gene encoding DNA topoisomerase IV subunit B; the protein is MSDENKDLFSILHNAQSRAEMKAKNLHVSVGPDVEVPAVSASSPKDDTKESDYSALSIRVLEGLEPVRLRPGMYIGGTDSKALHHLFAEIIDNAMDEAVAGYADLIDVSLDRYGYLTVTDNGRGIPVENHPQMPDKSTLEVIMTQLHSGAKFDGKAYQTSGGLHGVGISVVNALSDHMEVEVARDRKLYRQCFSRGIPQSGLEDLGDVYNRRGTRVRFHPDSEIFGEKVAFDPEKIYKMARSKAYLFGGVKIRWNCDPIILENVKNIPEKAVFHFPDGLKDYLSSLLENEYRVTAEIFSGKTKQRGGHGSVEWAVAWHGGDARIQSYCNTIPTGEGGTHEAGLRQALLRGLKAYAELTGNKRASIITSDDVMISTVAVISIFIREPEFVGQTKDRLATIEAQRIVENAVRDPFDHWLANSPQEATKLLDWIIERAEERIKRRQDREINRKTSVRKLRLPGKLADCSQNSAAGAELFIVEGDSAGGSAKQARNRANQAILPLRGKILNVASAAREKMGSNQTIGDLILALGCGTRSKYREEDLRYERIIIMTDADVDGAHIASLLITFFFQEMPDLICQGHLYLAVPPLYRISQGGKVAYARDDIHKDELLKTEFTGKAKIEIGRFKGLGEMRAEQLKETTMHPEKRTLLRISVDAVEMQKAKNTIESLMGTKPEERFRFIQENSAFARNLDI
- a CDS encoding ETC complex I subunit, producing the protein MVARIYSPAKTSMQSGKANTGFWVLQYEPARAKMLEPLMGYTATFDMNSQIKIRFQTREEAVAFAVKNAIPYRVEESHEISRRAVSYSDNFRSDRQQSWTH